In the genome of Bubalus kerabau isolate K-KA32 ecotype Philippines breed swamp buffalo chromosome 8, PCC_UOA_SB_1v2, whole genome shotgun sequence, one region contains:
- the TMEM140 gene encoding transmembrane protein 140, which translates to MKMIVLKSKRWSQLLFLVTMTLTITAICLLFFALLWKAGNLVDLPNLRVGFYNFCLWHEGTGTLQCYQFPELEALGVPRVGLALARLGVYGALVLTLFVPLPLLLAWCNNNEGEWQLAVGFLATSSMLLASGLGLFLTYTWKWLQLSLLGPGSLALGAAQTLLILLLVATAVFPQRAKDRSWGATSSV; encoded by the coding sequence ATGAAGATGATTGTCCTGAAGTCAAAGCGGTGGAGCCAGCTGCTGTTCCTCGTCACAATGACCCTCACGATCACGGCCATCTGCCTGCTCTTCTTTGCTCTCCTCTGGAAGGCCGGCAATCTTGTGGACCTGCCCAACCTCAGGGTTGGCTTCTACAACTTCTGTCTCTGGCACGAGGGCACCGGCACCCTGCAGTGCTACCAGTTCCCGGAACTGGAGGCCCTGGGCGTGCCTCGGGTGGGCCTGGCCCTGGCCAGGCTCGGCGTCTACGGGGCCCTGGTCCTCACCCTCTTCGTCCCCCTGCCTCTCCTCCTGGCCTGGTGCAATAACAACGAGGGGGAGTGGCAGCTGGCCGTGGGCTTCCTGGCCACGTCCTCCATGCTGCTGGCCAGCGGTCTGGGCCTCTTCCTCACCTACACCTGGAAGTGGCTCCAGCTCTCCCTCCTGGGACCTGGGTCTCTAGCTCTGGGTGCCGCCCAGACCTTGCTCATCCTCTTGCTTGTGGCCACAGCTGTGTTCCCTCAGAGGGCAAAGGACAGGAGCTGGGGAGCTACTAGCTCCGTCTAA